The following are from one region of the Paenibacillus sabinae T27 genome:
- a CDS encoding Rieske 2Fe-2S domain-containing protein has translation MLKTEDNELLTRTGPGTPMGEMFRRYWIPVLKSDELLSDGEPKRIKILGEDLLAFRDTDGKVGLVDEKCPHRGTSLSLGNNSGCGLTCIYHGWKFNTQGECIDLPSEPKDSKLKKGIHLKAYETTEKNGIVWGYLGPKEHQPPFPDFYWMNLADSRLVSERVWQECNYLQVMENDLDYVHAAFLHKALQKQNIKDGLLSSKLGINPDHPLVKNPPVKQAVETTSYGKRCIAVGSEDETTDVFMEIHYIFPFYTYPPRMKGEDGMWHAFIPRDDHSTWSWDVQFAHYSEIDAEAQRERRGILVDEQFRKLNNMMNNYKQNRELMTYANYSGIEGIANQDHAVTETMGPIVDRSREHLGTSDLPIIQMRRMLLDNVKAHMREEPTIRLQDSPLGKLYSCGLTGPKGRKWSEVIPLDGEFVYKDGSFTEETEGPHSYEKV, from the coding sequence ATGTTAAAGACGGAAGACAATGAATTGCTGACGCGTACCGGTCCGGGAACCCCAATGGGCGAAATGTTCCGGCGTTACTGGATTCCCGTTCTGAAATCGGATGAACTGCTTTCGGATGGGGAGCCGAAGAGAATCAAAATCCTCGGCGAAGATTTACTGGCTTTCCGGGATACGGATGGGAAGGTCGGCTTAGTCGACGAGAAATGTCCGCACCGCGGCACCTCCCTGAGTCTTGGCAATAACAGCGGCTGCGGATTGACCTGTATTTACCACGGCTGGAAGTTCAACACTCAAGGGGAATGCATCGATCTGCCATCCGAGCCAAAGGACAGCAAGCTCAAGAAAGGCATTCACCTTAAAGCCTACGAGACGACGGAGAAGAACGGCATCGTGTGGGGGTATCTGGGGCCTAAGGAGCATCAGCCTCCTTTTCCGGACTTTTACTGGATGAATTTGGCCGATTCCCGGCTCGTATCCGAACGAGTATGGCAGGAATGCAACTATTTGCAGGTTATGGAGAATGACCTGGATTACGTCCACGCCGCTTTTCTGCACAAGGCGCTTCAGAAGCAGAACATCAAGGACGGGCTGCTAAGCAGCAAGCTCGGCATTAATCCCGATCATCCCCTGGTTAAGAATCCACCGGTCAAACAGGCCGTCGAAACGACCAGCTACGGCAAACGCTGCATCGCCGTAGGCAGCGAGGACGAGACGACCGATGTGTTTATGGAAATCCACTACATTTTCCCTTTTTATACGTACCCTCCTAGAATGAAAGGCGAGGACGGCATGTGGCACGCCTTTATCCCGAGGGACGATCACAGTACATGGAGCTGGGACGTACAATTCGCCCATTACAGCGAGATCGATGCGGAAGCCCAGCGCGAACGGCGCGGCATCCTGGTCGACGAGCAGTTCCGCAAGCTGAACAATATGATGAACAACTACAAGCAAAACCGCGAATTGATGACCTACGCCAACTATTCCGGGATCGAAGGGATCGCAAATCAGGATCATGCCGTCACCGAAACGATGGGACCGATTGTGGACCGTTCCAGGGAGCATCTGGGGACGAGCGACCTCCCGATTATCCAGATGCGGCGCATGCTGCTCGATAATGTGAAGGCGCATATGCGGGAAGAGCCCACCATACGGCTGCAGGATAGCCCCCTCGGTAAACTGTACAGCTGCGGACTTACAGGACCCAAAGGCCGGAAATGGAGTGAAGTAATTCCGCTGGACGGCGAGTTTGTCTACAAGGACGGAAGCTTTACGGAAGAAACCGAAGGCCCTCATTCCTATGAAAAGGTTTGA
- a CDS encoding flavocytochrome c encodes MQKKVLPALILILSVLLVIAGCGSGNAGNNTENKEAAGATAGPTATATAEATSGASTVEYTPIDQLKDKYDIIIVGAGGAGMTAALEAKANGKNPVIFEKMPVAGGNTTKSSSGMNASQTKFQQEQGIKDSNDLFYEETLKGGHGTNNKEMLRFFVDNSASAIDWLDSIGIRLNNLTITGGMNEKRTHRPEDGSAIGGYLVKGLVKNVREQGIPLFVNADVKELTQADGKVNGVKVLFNQADEKTITSDAVIVTTGGFGANKEMIEEVRPDLKGYVTTNQAGSTGDGIKMILSVGGTTVDMDQIQVHPTVQQEKSYLIGEAVRGEGAILVAQDGKRFVNELDTRDNVTAAINALTEKSAYLVFDSGVKSRAKAIQQYEKMGFVKTADTIEALAKEINVPADQLKATLDTWNSSVKNKKDAEFGRTTGMDNDLSAAPYYAIKIGPGVHYTMGGVKINTNTEVLNKEGKPIPGLFAAGEVTGGLHGQNRIGGNSVAEIIIFGRQAGIKAAEFLKGQ; translated from the coding sequence ATGCAAAAGAAAGTATTACCGGCTCTTATTCTCATTCTCTCGGTCCTGCTTGTTATCGCGGGATGCGGCAGCGGGAATGCGGGCAACAACACGGAAAACAAAGAAGCTGCTGGAGCAACTGCGGGACCAACCGCCACAGCAACAGCTGAAGCCACTTCGGGAGCGTCTACAGTCGAGTATACGCCGATCGATCAACTGAAAGATAAATACGATATCATCATTGTGGGCGCGGGCGGTGCCGGTATGACTGCCGCACTTGAAGCCAAAGCGAACGGCAAGAACCCGGTTATTTTTGAAAAAATGCCGGTAGCCGGCGGCAACACAACCAAATCCTCTTCGGGGATGAACGCTTCGCAGACGAAATTCCAACAAGAGCAAGGCATTAAGGACAGCAATGATTTATTTTATGAAGAGACCTTAAAAGGCGGCCATGGCACCAACAACAAAGAAATGCTTCGTTTCTTCGTTGACAATTCCGCAAGTGCTATCGATTGGCTGGATTCCATCGGCATCCGGTTGAACAACCTCACGATTACCGGCGGAATGAACGAAAAGCGCACACACCGTCCAGAAGACGGCTCCGCAATCGGAGGATACCTGGTCAAAGGTTTGGTGAAGAACGTAAGAGAGCAAGGGATTCCTCTCTTTGTTAACGCCGACGTGAAGGAACTTACGCAAGCAGACGGCAAAGTTAACGGCGTGAAAGTCCTCTTCAACCAAGCCGACGAAAAAACCATTACTTCCGACGCTGTCATTGTGACAACCGGCGGATTCGGGGCCAACAAGGAAATGATTGAAGAAGTCAGACCGGATCTCAAAGGATATGTGACCACGAACCAAGCAGGCAGCACCGGCGACGGCATTAAGATGATTCTCAGCGTTGGCGGTACAACCGTGGATATGGATCAAATTCAGGTTCACCCGACCGTACAGCAGGAAAAATCCTATCTCATCGGGGAAGCGGTTCGCGGCGAAGGCGCCATCCTCGTTGCCCAAGACGGCAAACGTTTCGTGAACGAGCTGGATACTCGCGACAATGTTACGGCAGCCATCAATGCACTTACCGAAAAATCCGCTTATCTGGTATTCGATTCCGGCGTGAAATCCCGCGCTAAAGCAATTCAGCAGTATGAAAAAATGGGCTTTGTGAAAACAGCCGACACCATCGAAGCGCTGGCTAAGGAAATCAACGTTCCGGCGGATCAGCTGAAAGCGACACTCGACACCTGGAACAGCAGTGTGAAAAATAAAAAAGATGCCGAATTCGGCAGAACGACAGGAATGGACAACGACCTGTCCGCAGCGCCTTACTACGCCATCAAGATCGGCCCCGGAGTCCACTACACCATGGGCGGCGTGAAGATCAACACGAACACCGAAGTGCTGAACAAAGAAGGCAAACCGATCCCGGGCCTCTTCGCCGCAGGCGAAGTCACCGGCGGCCTGCACGGCCAAAACCGCATCGGCGGCAACTCCGTAGCCGAAATCATTATTTTCGGCCGACAGGCGGGTATTAAGGCTGCTGAGTTTTTAAAGGGACAGTAA
- a CDS encoding MtnX-like HAD-IB family phosphatase, which yields MKPFAFLSDFDGTLSQRDFYHLMIDRFFPEWGNQFYQDWKKTKKINVEFLNIIFGKLNLTEEQLLDEIRKIPLTPGAIEFVNEVQARGGDFYIVSAGTSWYIERLLQVLEIPNVTVISMPAVHENGALRIAPDTANPFFSEVFGLDKRKVLEDIRGRYRTVLFAGDSEPDLEAAKAADIAFARGELRELLKRDGVSHVPVDDYHAISGYLNNNGWPE from the coding sequence ATGAAGCCATTTGCTTTTCTCTCTGACTTTGACGGCACGCTTTCACAGCGGGATTTCTACCATCTGATGATCGACCGGTTCTTCCCGGAATGGGGGAACCAATTCTATCAGGATTGGAAAAAAACGAAAAAGATCAACGTGGAGTTTCTGAACATCATTTTTGGCAAGCTGAATCTTACGGAGGAGCAGCTGCTTGACGAGATCCGCAAAATTCCGCTCACGCCAGGAGCCATTGAGTTTGTTAACGAGGTTCAGGCCCGGGGCGGCGACTTCTATATCGTAAGCGCGGGTACGTCCTGGTATATCGAGCGGCTGCTGCAGGTGCTGGAAATCCCGAATGTAACGGTTATCTCCATGCCGGCTGTACACGAAAACGGCGCGCTGCGGATTGCTCCCGACACTGCCAACCCTTTCTTCTCGGAAGTATTCGGGCTGGACAAACGCAAGGTGCTCGAGGATATCCGGGGGCGCTACCGCACCGTTTTATTTGCCGGGGACAGCGAGCCGGACCTGGAAGCGGCCAAAGCAGCCGACATCGCTTTTGCCCGCGGGGAGCTCCGCGAGCTGCTAAAGCGGGACGGCGTAAGTCATGTACCAGTTGATGATTATCACGCCATTTCCGGCTATTTGAACAACAACGGGTGGCCCGAATGA
- a CDS encoding iron-containing alcohol dehydrogenase family protein — MKRHAHEVSIPALLEVGDQVLSHFGELLGKAGFSRIVLCFGEGIRPLCEPQIVQSLTEQTQLEILDNRDVLDNSLEVIASTAFTLPARTEAIVGIGGGKGLDIAKYMAFLNGLPFISVPTSVAHDGFASSGCSLYVDGRRTSVPARMPYGILVDLGLVRSSPIQFLYSGLGDILSKIPAVFDWRFEESRGATRVNDFAVMMAKKSVNSIVRMPYTDIREFFFIKEIVDSLTLSGIAMEIAGSSAPASGSEHLISHALDQLVERPQLHGIQVGVASYLMCLVQEHRVERVRKFLGETGFFDFVATLGMKRKDFERAIDLAPSIKPSRRTYLHLPEMREKAKQLLHSDETLGRILS; from the coding sequence ATGAAGCGCCACGCCCATGAAGTATCCATCCCCGCGCTTCTAGAGGTTGGCGACCAGGTGCTCTCCCATTTTGGAGAGCTGCTTGGCAAGGCCGGGTTCTCGCGCATCGTGCTCTGCTTCGGTGAGGGCATCCGCCCGCTATGCGAGCCGCAAATCGTGCAATCGCTGACGGAGCAAACGCAGCTGGAGATTCTGGACAACCGGGATGTTCTCGACAACAGCCTGGAGGTGATTGCGAGCACCGCGTTCACGCTTCCGGCCCGCACCGAGGCCATCGTCGGCATCGGGGGAGGTAAGGGGCTGGATATTGCAAAATATATGGCGTTCTTAAACGGACTCCCGTTTATCAGCGTGCCGACTTCAGTCGCCCATGACGGATTCGCCAGCTCCGGCTGTTCCCTTTATGTTGACGGGCGCCGTACTTCGGTTCCGGCCCGGATGCCTTACGGCATTTTGGTCGACCTTGGCCTTGTCCGGAGTTCGCCGATTCAGTTCCTGTACAGCGGACTGGGCGATATCCTCTCCAAAATCCCGGCGGTCTTCGACTGGCGGTTTGAGGAATCCCGCGGCGCTACCCGCGTGAACGACTTCGCGGTGATGATGGCCAAGAAATCGGTGAACAGCATTGTGCGCATGCCCTACACCGATATTCGCGAGTTCTTTTTTATTAAAGAGATTGTGGATTCCCTTACGCTTTCCGGGATTGCCATGGAGATTGCCGGAAGCAGCGCGCCCGCTAGCGGCAGCGAGCACCTGATCTCCCACGCGCTGGACCAGCTTGTGGAGCGGCCGCAGCTGCATGGCATTCAGGTGGGCGTAGCCTCTTACCTGATGTGTCTCGTGCAGGAGCACCGGGTGGAGCGGGTCCGCAAATTCCTGGGCGAAACCGGATTCTTCGATTTCGTCGCGACGCTCGGCATGAAGCGCAAGGATTTCGAACGGGCGATTGACCTGGCCCCGTCCATCAAGCCGTCCCGCCGGACGTATCTGCACCTGCCGGAGATGCGCGAGAAGGCGAAGCAGCTGCTGCATAGCGACGAGACGCTGGGGCGGATTTTGAGTTGA
- a CDS encoding ketopantoate reductase family protein, with translation MKSSPRIAVLGAGAMGSRIGAHLFEAGYAVVLYDSWKDHVAEIQRNGLRIVHEHTAQTLSIMAASRPLPGEVYDYVLLLTKSGQTEEALAGFRDIIGPDTYVVSLQNGIAGIEILPRYIPKERILVGVTTYSSDLLGPGAVQIGGSGITYLSRLSGGSSPAVDALGAIFNAAGFQTVVSEDAMQVIWEKLAFNASINPVTALTRLNAGEAGTHPLGIELMSSIVGEVAAVGHRLGINVRTDEVMSQLRRACEPEACGDHLPSMLQDVLKGRKTEIEALNGAVIRLAGDFGMDLPYSRAVYQMVKMLDEIKGT, from the coding sequence ATGAAATCTTCTCCAAGAATCGCCGTTCTGGGAGCGGGCGCGATGGGAAGCCGGATCGGCGCCCACTTGTTTGAAGCGGGGTATGCGGTTGTTCTTTACGATTCCTGGAAAGACCACGTTGCTGAAATACAGCGAAATGGACTGCGCATTGTACACGAACATACAGCCCAAACACTTAGCATTATGGCGGCCAGCCGGCCGCTGCCCGGCGAAGTGTATGATTATGTCCTCCTCCTGACCAAAAGCGGCCAGACGGAAGAGGCCCTCGCCGGCTTCAGGGACATTATCGGGCCGGACACCTATGTGGTTTCCCTTCAGAACGGTATCGCCGGCATCGAAATTCTTCCCCGCTATATTCCGAAGGAACGTATTCTTGTCGGCGTCACTACGTACAGCTCCGATCTGCTCGGTCCGGGCGCCGTACAAATCGGCGGTTCAGGCATCACATATCTCTCCCGGTTGTCCGGCGGGAGTTCGCCTGCTGTTGATGCGCTAGGAGCTATTTTCAACGCGGCGGGATTTCAGACAGTGGTCTCAGAGGATGCGATGCAGGTGATTTGGGAAAAGCTGGCGTTTAATGCCTCGATCAATCCGGTTACGGCCTTGACCCGGCTAAACGCGGGAGAGGCGGGAACCCACCCGCTTGGCATAGAACTGATGAGTTCGATTGTGGGGGAAGTAGCGGCAGTGGGGCACCGGCTGGGTATCAATGTGAGAACCGATGAGGTCATGAGTCAATTGAGGCGGGCCTGCGAACCTGAGGCATGCGGCGATCATTTGCCCAGTATGCTGCAGGATGTACTGAAAGGGAGAAAGACAGAGATCGAGGCATTGAACGGAGCCGTCATCCGGTTAGCCGGTGACTTCGGGATGGACCTTCCCTACAGCAGAGCCGTATATCAAATGGTCAAAATGCTGGATGAGATCAAAGGGACTTAG